A single genomic interval of Mangifera indica cultivar Alphonso chromosome 5, CATAS_Mindica_2.1, whole genome shotgun sequence harbors:
- the LOC123217717 gene encoding probable serine/threonine-protein kinase PBL28 isoform X2 yields the protein MPFGLVSAWNKRRRSKSQDHTDPWIYKPAEYWQLENQTPQLPKRHRVSSVFTLREMEEATCSFSDENFLGKGGFGRVYRGTLRSGEVVAIKKMELPSFKPADREHEFRVEVDILSRLDHPNLVSLIGYCADGKHRFLVYEYMQKGNLQDHLNGIGEAKMDWPSRLKVALGAARGLAYLHSSSAVGIPIVHRDFKSTNVLLGANFEAKISDFGLAKFMPEGQETYVTARVLGTFGYFDPEYTSTGKLTLQSDVYAFGVVLLELLTGRRAVDINQGPNDQNLVLQVRNILNDRKKLRKVIDPELNRGSYTIESIAMFANLASRCVRTDSSERPSMTECVKELQLIIYTNSKGLENPMHAFRMV from the exons ATGCCATTCGGATTGGTCTCAGCATGGAACAAGCGCAGGAGAAGCAAATCCCAAGATCACACAGACCCTT GGATTTACAAACCTGCAGAGTATTGGCAGCTCGAAAATCAAACACCCCAACTTCCGAAAAGACACCGTGTATCATCAGTTTTTACTCTCAGGGAAATGGAAGAGGCAACCTGCTCTTTCAGTGACGAAAATTTTCTTGGGAAAGGAGGATTTGGCCGAGTTTACAGAGGCACTTTGCGGTCAGGAGAG GTTGTTGCTATCAAGAAAATGGAATTGCCGTCATTTAAACCTGCAGACCGGGAACACGAGTTCCGGGTTGAAGTTGATATCTTAAGCAGACTTGATCATCCAAATCTAGTTTCCTTGATAGGCTACTGTGCTGATGGGAAACACCGCTTTCTGGTGTACGAGTACATGCAAAAAGGGAACCTGCAAGATCACttaaatg GAATTGGAGAAGCTAAAATGGACTGGCCCTCAAGGCTCAAAGTGGCACTGGGGGCAGCTAGGGGCCTTGCTTATCTGCATTCAAGTTCTGCTGTTGGGATTCCAATTGTTCACAGAGATTTCAAATCCACCAATGTACTTCTAGGCGCCAACTTTGAAGCTAAG ATATCCGACTTTGGCCTGGCCAAGTTCATGCCAGAAGGTCAAGAGACTTACGTGACTGCTAGAGTTCTGGGCACCTTTGGCTACTTTGATCCCGAGTATACATCG ACGGGGAAACTCACTTTACAAAGTGATGTTTATGCATTTGGAGTGGTTCTTTTAGAACTTTTGACTGGACGCAGAGCAGTCGACATAAACCAGGGGCCAAATGATCAAAACCTTGTATTACAG GTGAGGAACATACTGAATGATCGGAAGAAGTTACGTAAGGTGATAGATCCAGAGCTCAATCGAGGTTCATACACCATAGAATCTATAGCCATGTTTGCAAACCTGGCATCACGCTGTGTTCGCACTGATAGTAGCGAGAGGCCCTCGATGACAGAATGCGTAAAAGAACTCCAACTGATTATCTATACAAATTCAAAAGGCTTGGAAAATCCTATGCATGCTTTCAGAATGGTCTGA
- the LOC123217717 gene encoding probable serine/threonine-protein kinase PBL28 isoform X1, which translates to MPFGLVSAWNKRRRSKSQDHTDPWIYKPAEYWQLENQTPQLPKRHRVSSVFTLREMEEATCSFSDENFLGKGGFGRVYRGTLRSGEVVAIKKMELPSFKPADREHEFRVEVDILSRLDHPNLVSLIGYCADGKHRFLVYEYMQKGNLQDHLNGIGEAKMDWPSRLKVALGAARGLAYLHSSSAVGIPIVHRDFKSTNVLLGANFEAKFSQISDFGLAKFMPEGQETYVTARVLGTFGYFDPEYTSTGKLTLQSDVYAFGVVLLELLTGRRAVDINQGPNDQNLVLQVRNILNDRKKLRKVIDPELNRGSYTIESIAMFANLASRCVRTDSSERPSMTECVKELQLIIYTNSKGLENPMHAFRMV; encoded by the exons ATGCCATTCGGATTGGTCTCAGCATGGAACAAGCGCAGGAGAAGCAAATCCCAAGATCACACAGACCCTT GGATTTACAAACCTGCAGAGTATTGGCAGCTCGAAAATCAAACACCCCAACTTCCGAAAAGACACCGTGTATCATCAGTTTTTACTCTCAGGGAAATGGAAGAGGCAACCTGCTCTTTCAGTGACGAAAATTTTCTTGGGAAAGGAGGATTTGGCCGAGTTTACAGAGGCACTTTGCGGTCAGGAGAG GTTGTTGCTATCAAGAAAATGGAATTGCCGTCATTTAAACCTGCAGACCGGGAACACGAGTTCCGGGTTGAAGTTGATATCTTAAGCAGACTTGATCATCCAAATCTAGTTTCCTTGATAGGCTACTGTGCTGATGGGAAACACCGCTTTCTGGTGTACGAGTACATGCAAAAAGGGAACCTGCAAGATCACttaaatg GAATTGGAGAAGCTAAAATGGACTGGCCCTCAAGGCTCAAAGTGGCACTGGGGGCAGCTAGGGGCCTTGCTTATCTGCATTCAAGTTCTGCTGTTGGGATTCCAATTGTTCACAGAGATTTCAAATCCACCAATGTACTTCTAGGCGCCAACTTTGAAGCTAAG TTTTCACAGATATCCGACTTTGGCCTGGCCAAGTTCATGCCAGAAGGTCAAGAGACTTACGTGACTGCTAGAGTTCTGGGCACCTTTGGCTACTTTGATCCCGAGTATACATCG ACGGGGAAACTCACTTTACAAAGTGATGTTTATGCATTTGGAGTGGTTCTTTTAGAACTTTTGACTGGACGCAGAGCAGTCGACATAAACCAGGGGCCAAATGATCAAAACCTTGTATTACAG GTGAGGAACATACTGAATGATCGGAAGAAGTTACGTAAGGTGATAGATCCAGAGCTCAATCGAGGTTCATACACCATAGAATCTATAGCCATGTTTGCAAACCTGGCATCACGCTGTGTTCGCACTGATAGTAGCGAGAGGCCCTCGATGACAGAATGCGTAAAAGAACTCCAACTGATTATCTATACAAATTCAAAAGGCTTGGAAAATCCTATGCATGCTTTCAGAATGGTCTGA
- the LOC123217718 gene encoding uncharacterized protein LOC123217718: MAAAATLSLSLSFDPQQNHHQHKTTLSLCTLSPFIFPTKHSLFSINKSYHYPYRSFLSPTLCSSSSRTTSTTATTSSLLEDSFRAGRFFTNEEIEKLKNLENFVHFQELKSGFLWVRVMRPEEMDCTVVLLAESFSESMLLPSGYEKLLRFLVKQYLIERRAVIPHAVTLIGFYRGNEESESGKEVHLAGTVEVCFDERGANASPPTPAAPKNSPYICNMTVKKSLRRRGIGWHLLKASEELISHMSSLKEVYLHCRMIDAAPFNMYRKAGYNIVKTDSILILLMLQRRKHLMCKKLPIVDSPSESDMSGTDEELCS, encoded by the exons ATGGCCGCTGCTGCAACGCTCTCGCTCTCTCTATCTTTTGATCCCCAACAAAATCACCACCAGCATAAAACAACACTATCTTTATGTACTCTTTCACCTTTCATATTCCCCACTAAACACTCTCTTTTCTCCATTAACAAATCCTATCATTACCCTTACAGATCTTTCCTCTCTCCCACACTCTGTTCCTCTTCTTCAAGAACTACCTCCACCACCGCCACTACCTCTTCATTGCTTGAAGATTCTTTTCGAGCCGGAAGGTTTTTTACCAATGAAGAGATTGAAAAGCTCAAGAACCTCGAAAATTTTGTACATTTTCAGGAATTAAAGTCTGGGTTTTTATGGGTTCGTGTGATGAGGCCTGAAGAGATGGACTGTACTGTGGTTCTGTTAGCTGAGTCGTTTTCCGAGTCAATGCTGCTTCCTTCGGGGTATGAAAAGTTGCTGAGGTTCTTGGTGAAGCAGTATTTGATTGAGAGAAGAGCTGTGATTCCTCATGCTGTTACACTTATTGGATTTTATAGAGGGAATGAAGAGAGCGAGAGTGGTAAAGAAGTCCACTTGGCTGGTACCGTGGAGGTTTGTTTTGATGAAAGGGGTGCCAATGCTTCGCCTCCTACGCCTGCCGCTCCCAAAAACTCACCTTACATTTGTAACATGACTGTCAAAAAGTCGCTTCGAAG GAGGGGCATTGGTTGGCATCTCCTGAAGGCGAGTGAAGAACTAATATCTCACATGAGTTCCTTAAAAGAGGTGTATTTGCACTGCAGAATGATTGATGCAGCCCCATTTAACATGTATAGAAAAGCAGGATATAACATCGTTAAAACAGACAGTATCTTAATATTGTTGATGCTGCAGAGACGCAAGCACCTGATGTGCAAGAAACTTCCTATTGTTGACAGTCCCTCAGAATCAGATATGTCAGGCACTGATGAGGAACTTTGTTCATAA